From Acinetobacter lwoffii, a single genomic window includes:
- the urtC gene encoding urea ABC transporter permease subunit UrtC produces MKITQLLSDKPHSGIAIAVCFAILLALPWLHLLPADSTLHLSAYWVTLIGKIMCLALVALALDLVWGYAGILSLGHGLYFALGGYAFGMYLMRQSAGDGIPDFMRFLSWTEVPWFWVGTEYFLWSLVLVVLVPGIIAFIFGFFAFRSKIKGVYFSIITQAMTFAAALLFFRNETGFGGNNGFTGFKTILGLDITSASMRASLCFITALVLLLCFIGLRHLMNKPYGRVLGAIRDSENRLQYLGYRTLWYKLSAWVLSAVIAGIAGALYVPQAGIINPSEMNPVNSIEMAVWVAAGGRGTLIGPLIGAGLINGVKTYFTSAYPEAWLLILGTLFIVVTIFLPKGIIGLFDRFKKERSE; encoded by the coding sequence ATGAAGATTACACAATTATTATCCGACAAACCGCATAGTGGCATTGCGATTGCCGTATGCTTTGCCATTTTATTGGCATTGCCATGGTTACACCTGTTACCTGCCGATTCAACCCTGCATTTATCTGCGTATTGGGTCACCTTGATTGGCAAAATCATGTGTTTGGCTCTGGTCGCTTTGGCACTGGATTTAGTTTGGGGCTATGCCGGAATTTTAAGTTTAGGACATGGTTTGTACTTTGCCCTTGGCGGTTATGCCTTTGGGATGTACTTAATGCGCCAGTCTGCAGGGGATGGCATTCCTGACTTTATGCGCTTCCTTAGTTGGACGGAAGTGCCATGGTTTTGGGTCGGTACGGAATACTTCCTTTGGTCATTGGTATTGGTGGTATTAGTGCCGGGCATCATCGCCTTTATTTTCGGCTTCTTTGCCTTCCGTTCCAAAATTAAAGGCGTGTATTTCTCGATTATTACCCAAGCTATGACTTTTGCCGCTGCATTACTTTTCTTCCGTAATGAAACCGGCTTTGGTGGCAACAACGGCTTTACCGGTTTTAAAACCATTTTAGGCCTGGACATTACCTCGGCATCGATGCGGGCAAGTTTGTGCTTTATCACCGCTTTGGTATTGTTGCTGTGCTTTATTGGTTTACGTCATTTAATGAATAAACCTTATGGCCGTGTACTCGGTGCAATTCGTGACAGCGAAAACCGTCTGCAATATTTGGGCTACCGTACCTTGTGGTACAAGCTCTCGGCATGGGTGCTATCTGCGGTGATTGCAGGCATTGCAGGGGCACTGTATGTGCCACAAGCCGGCATTATTAACCCAAGTGAAATGAACCCGGTGAACTCGATTGAAATGGCAGTCTGGGTGGCAGCGGGTGGACGTGGCACGCTGATTGGTCCATTGATTGGGGCAGGCTTAATCAATGGAGTAAAAACCTATTTTACTTCGGCTTATCCTGAAGCATGGCTGTTGATTTTGGGTACGTTATTTATTGTAGTGACCATCTTCCTGCCAAAAGGCATTATTGGTCTGTTTGACCGTTTTAAAAAGGAGCGTAGCGAATGA
- the urtD gene encoding urea ABC transporter ATP-binding protein UrtD — protein sequence MSEILQPHGGHASEGYGRPKEQGADFTHGIALYLEKVSVWFDAFRALNDLSLYIEEGELRCIIGPNGAGKTTLMDVITGKTRPTEGAAFFGQNYDLAKMSTEQIAEAGIGRKFQKPTVFENFSVMENLLLAAPKDKRVKKSFFSKLDPDAQNALDESLAQIRLQEFINKPAGLLSHGQKQWLEIGMLLMQRPKLILLDEPVAGMTDAETERTAELCLELKKNHTLVVVEHDMSFIDTISEKVTVLAQGAILAEGTLAEVQANEDVIEKYLGR from the coding sequence ATGAGCGAGATCCTGCAACCGCATGGTGGTCATGCTTCTGAAGGCTATGGTCGCCCAAAAGAACAAGGCGCGGACTTTACCCATGGCATTGCATTGTATCTGGAAAAAGTCAGTGTCTGGTTTGATGCCTTTCGTGCCCTAAATGATTTATCGCTGTATATCGAAGAAGGGGAATTACGCTGCATCATTGGACCGAACGGGGCGGGGAAAACCACCCTCATGGATGTGATTACCGGAAAAACCCGTCCAACTGAAGGCGCTGCATTTTTCGGGCAAAACTATGACCTAGCCAAAATGAGTACCGAGCAAATTGCTGAAGCAGGCATTGGACGTAAATTCCAAAAACCGACGGTGTTTGAAAATTTCAGCGTCATGGAAAATCTGCTTCTAGCAGCACCCAAAGACAAGCGCGTGAAAAAGAGTTTCTTTAGCAAACTCGATCCCGATGCCCAAAATGCCCTGGATGAATCACTTGCGCAAATTCGTCTGCAAGAGTTCATTAATAAACCTGCTGGCTTGCTGTCGCATGGTCAAAAGCAATGGTTAGAAATCGGCATGTTGTTGATGCAACGTCCAAAACTGATTTTACTGGATGAACCTGTAGCAGGCATGACCGATGCCGAAACCGAGCGCACGGCGGAGCTGTGTTTAGAACTCAAGAAAAATCACACCCTCGTTGTGGTTGAGCATGACATGAGCTTTATCGATACTATTAGTGAAAAAGTCACGGTACTGGCGCAAGGGGCAATTTTGGCAGAAGGCACATTGGCAGAAGTACAAGCCAATGAAGATGTCATTGAAAAGTATTTAGGGCGTTAA
- the urtE gene encoding urea ABC transporter ATP-binding subunit UrtE, translating into MLEVKDVNQFYGGSHILRDVSLTAPVGECSVVLGRNGVGKTTLLKCLMGILPIKSGQILLDGKDISKLSPEQRVREGLAYVPQGRDIFSTLTVEENILIGMAKYKGAKTRKVPEHLYEIFPVLDEMKHRRGGDLSGGQQQQLAIARALASEPRVLILDEPTEGIQPSIIKDIGRVIRKLADGGEMAIVLVEQFYDFAEELADGYTVMARGQVVVQGVGSEMPEKGIRELVAI; encoded by the coding sequence ATGTTAGAAGTCAAAGACGTCAATCAATTTTATGGCGGCAGTCATATTTTACGTGATGTGTCGTTGACTGCACCTGTGGGTGAATGTTCGGTGGTGCTTGGACGCAATGGGGTGGGGAAAACCACGCTCCTTAAATGTCTGATGGGTATTTTACCGATTAAATCCGGACAGATTTTGCTGGATGGCAAGGACATTTCGAAACTCAGTCCTGAACAGCGTGTACGTGAAGGTTTGGCTTATGTGCCACAAGGTCGAGATATTTTTTCAACGCTGACGGTGGAGGAAAATATCCTCATTGGTATGGCGAAATATAAAGGAGCAAAGACACGCAAAGTGCCTGAGCATCTCTATGAAATTTTCCCTGTCTTGGACGAAATGAAGCATCGCCGTGGGGGAGATTTATCCGGTGGACAGCAGCAGCAGCTTGCCATTGCACGTGCACTTGCTTCTGAACCGCGTGTGCTGATTTTGGATGAACCGACTGAAGGCATTCAACCATCCATTATTAAAGACATTGGCCGGGTCATTCGTAAACTGGCGGATGGTGGTGAGATGGCGATTGTGCTGGTTGAGCAGTTTTATGACTTTGCTGAAGAACTTGCCGATGGTTATACCGTGATGGCACGTGGGCAGGTTGTGGTGCAAGGTGTGGGCAGTGAAATGCCGGAGAAGGGAATTCGGGAGTTGGTGGCGATTTAA